TGGCTATTCTATCCGCCCGTTTTGCGGCTATGCTGAACGTCAAAAAAGCGCAGACGAGTGGTGAGCCCAAGCACGTAAGCGCGAATGAAACGATCCAGCCCCGGCAAGCAAAACCCCCTTTGCAAACGCAGCCGATTAGCCAAGCCCATCAAGCCCGAGCGCAAACAGACGGCGAGGCCAATCCGAAACTGGATGCCGACACCGAGCGGCAGATACCGGCGCTATTACCGCACAAGCCCCTTGCCGAGCATGATGGCAAAGATGTCCGGCAAACGCCGATGGCTGCAAACCTAGCATTGGCCGACTATTCTCGTCCTGCCAAGGCGCTTGCCCAGGGCTCTTCTCCAGAACCGGCCAGCGCAGGCCTGGAGTTTGCGGGATTTCATACCCGGCAAGGCGGCTTGCTATATTTATTGAATATGCTCAACCGGCCAGAAATGCGCGGCTTGATGCTGGAACATGCCGAAACATTGCCCAGTGGCTGGGCCTGGTTGTATCGGCTTGGGCAAGAATTGCAATTGTACGAGGACGATGCGCTGGTCGATTTCATCGCGCGGCAATTGGGCCTGGACGATAGCGGCGAACTGGGCCGACTGCCGCCATTGCCGGTTCGCGAGCAGGTTTTGAGTCTGGCGCAGCGTTGGTACGGCAAGACCGGGGTTTGGAAGCCTGAGTTGTTGGCGCTCACCGGGCAAATTCACTACAGCCCCAGCCATATCGATTTGTACGCGCCGATGTCTGCGATCAGATTGCCCGTGCGCCTAGCCGGGTTGGACATCAATCCGGGCTGGCTGCCGTGGCTGGGCCGTGTCGTGAGTTTTCATTATGACTAAGCCGCCGCAGCCCTTTGCCGAATCGCTGAATCTGCAAGCACCTAACCGGCAGCAACCGTTGGCGGCCTTGGTGCGGGTCGGTTTGGCAGAATTCTGGGAACGGATGATGCCGGGCGACACCGAACTGTCCGAGCAATTGCGGCAACAAGCCGCCCGGCAGTTAAACGTGGAAGTGCTGCCGAATTGGGCTCAAATGCGCGATGCAGCGGCGATGCAGTTTTTTAACTTGCCTGGCCCATTTGGTCAGTGGGTGCGCGAACAACATATCGACCTGCCGCAAGCCTTTTTGCTGGCCGTGGTCGGCAGCGCCGAGACCGATTATCTAGTGACCTTGACGCTCAGCGAGTTGCAAGCGCCCAATCCCGGCAACCGCTTGGCGGTGCATCTGGCGCTAACGATGTTGGACGAACTATTCGGCGCCGGCACGCTGGATGCGCTGGATTTGCACGCTACGCCGTTGGTGCAGCAACAGGTGTTATTACTGGAGGGAAGCGGGCCGTTGTCGCTCAGGCAATTGCGCATCGAGCCCGCCTTGTGGTCGGTATTGTGCGGCCGGCCGGCGATTTGGCCGGGATGCCGAGTGATTTCGCTGACTGATCGCGAGTTGTTGCCGCTGCGCGTCCGCAAACAATTGCCGCATCTGGCAACATTATTGGCGAAAGGCGAAGTGCGCGGCTTGGCAATACGCGGCAACAGCGGTTGCGGTCGGCGGGCCTTGGCCGCCGAACTGGCCGAATTGTTGGGATTGACTGCCATCCAGGTGCCTAGCGAGCTTTGGCAACAGCAGCCGGCTTTGCCCTTGGCTTGTCAATTAGCGGGCTGGCTACCGGTAATCACTGCTAATGTCGCCGCCGGTGAAAGCTGGCAGTTGCCGGCAATCCAGCCCAATATCGCTCATGTGATTGTGCTGGGGATGACAGATGCGGTGTCCGGTCAGGATTTGCTGGAACTGGAAATGGGCGTACCTGACGAAGCCGAACGCCGCCAGCTTTGGGCGCGTTATCTCGCCGATGCGGAATTGGCTCGCCGTGCCGCCAGCGCCTTGCTGAGCGGGCCGGTTATT
The window above is part of the Methylomonas sp. ZR1 genome. Proteins encoded here:
- a CDS encoding ATP-binding protein, whose product is MTKPPQPFAESLNLQAPNRQQPLAALVRVGLAEFWERMMPGDTELSEQLRQQAARQLNVEVLPNWAQMRDAAAMQFFNLPGPFGQWVREQHIDLPQAFLLAVVGSAETDYLVTLTLSELQAPNPGNRLAVHLALTMLDELFGAGTLDALDLHATPLVQQQVLLLEGSGPLSLRQLRIEPALWSVLCGRPAIWPGCRVISLTDRELLPLRVRKQLPHLATLLAKGEVRGLAIRGNSGCGRRALAAELAELLGLTAIQVPSELWQQQPALPLACQLAGWLPVITANVAAGESWQLPAIQPNIAHVIVLGMTDAVSGQDLLELEMGVPDEAERRQLWARYLADAELARRAASALLSGPVIQKVARNAVLRAEQSRSALNAEHIAQARRDLGAERLRLLAEPVRRRVEREAVVFPPLVEQYLHDFIARAHSRESLWEALGVTLQASRNAGLRALFVGDSGTGKTLAASYVATALGAPLYRVDLAAIMNKYVGESEKNLGSLLDLAAAADAILLFDEADSLFGRRTDAQQSGERYANMLTNFLLTRIENHPGITILTTNSRERIDNAFTRRLDAIVDFPMPGFQERLDLWRSHFGQRSPSDDLCKTLASYCDISGGQIRNVVLTAAGCSPADQPIGIEPLLSALQREYQKLGRNPPAQLKQLRS